The following DNA comes from Fusobacterium sp. DD2.
GATAAACTTGTTGTTCTTAAAAAATTTGAAGATTGTAAAAATAGATATATTGTGCCAATGAGAAAATATATCTGTCTTATATGTCAGGGAAAATTTGAAAGTGTTAAAGAAAACATTGAAAAAGTATTAAAGTGGATAGAAGAAAATAGAAAAGAGTATAAAGTAAATGGAGATATAATAGTGAATATTGTATCAGGACCAGCTTTTCAAAAGAATCCTTTTGAAGCTATGTATATTTTAAAAGTTCCAATTGAAAAATAAAAAATGAGGTTGTTGCAAAATGCAACAACCTCTTTACTTTTACCAGTTTTCTTTATTTTTACAGCTATCAATCATATTTGAAGTATCTTCTTTTTCTATTGAGATAATTTCAATTTCTGAATTTTTTCTTTTCTTAATTACAAGTCTATCATATAGGAAAAGAAATACAAAAGATAGGAATAATCCGATAAAGCTAGATAGAATACTCATATTTTCATTTAAACTAAGTATCTTATTTCCAAAGAAATAACCAACTATCATTGCTACAGCTGGAAGAATATAAGCTATTGAAGCAGCTTTTATAACTTTTCCAGCAGCTATTTCAAAAGTCACAGTATCTCCAATTTCAGCCTTTTTATCAGTTTCAAATTCAAAATCTTTTCCGTATTTGCTATCTCCACTACATCCGCTACAATGAGAACAAGCAGTGTCTTTATACAGTTTTACAGTAATTTTGTCCCCATCTATTTTTTTGACAATTCCTTTATTTACCATTTTGTTACACTCACCTCTCAATATATATTACAGATTATAACATATATTTGTCTAAAATTTTAGTTTTATTTAAAGTATATTAATTAATATAAAATATCACAGTATATTTTTATTAGGTTGTAAAAGAGCTACATATTCGCTATAATTGAAATGATATTTGAAATTATATCAATACAGGGAATAGAGCAAGAATTATAAAGAGTATAATTATCTTTATATCATATAGAAATTCTTTTCTTTTGTTCTTAAGAGTTATTTTTTCTAAAGGAATATTTTGAGCTTTGTGCATATATTTAGCTATAATTGATATGCCTATATACCCAAAGGTAAAAAAAAGAATATCTAATGGATCGTAGGTACCTATAACAGTTCCATGACCACCCAAAAATTTTTGAACAAATTCAAAAATAACCATAAAAATATATATCCCTGTAAAGAGAAAAAAATGGAAATAAAAAAATATTCTATCTATTAAAAGAGCGGCACCAAAAGAGAAAAGCCACAATCCATCTGGGAGAGAGTAAACCACCCACAATGGAAAAAGTTTTCTGTAATTCCATGCAAACTCTCTTATAGATATTACTGGTGTATGAAAAATAGAATGTGATTCTATTATTTTAAAATAAAAAAGATTTCTGCTTCTATAAATAAGGTAGATGATTACACCTAAAAAAAGCGGAAACAGTATTAAAAATAGTTTTTTTCTTTTCATAAGTATTCCTTCCTTTTGACTTTGCCCTCTATTTGAAGATACTAGAATAATGTTAAAAAGTCAAGAGAATAGATTGAAAAGAGATAATAACAATTAAAAAATTAGGAGGAAAAAATGGATTATAAACCAAGTCTGTTATTTAAAAATGGACATATTAGTACTTGCTATCCAACAATTTTTAGAAAAGTGGAGATTGAATATGAAAGAGAAAGAATTGAAACTCCAGATGGGGATTTTTTAGATATTGACTGGTTAAAAAATGGTAGTAAAAATCTTTTAGTCTTATGTCATGGACTGGAAGGAAGTTCAAGAAGTAATTATATTAAGGGAATAGGAAAATATTTTACTAAGAAAAAGTGGGATGTTCTAGCTATGAATTATCGTGGATGCAGTGGAGAAATGAACAGAAAACCCAAATTTTATAACATGGGTCAAATTGAAGATTTGCATACTGTACTTGAAAAAACAAAAGATTATGAAAGAGTAGTAATAGCGGGATTTAGTTTAGGAGCAGGACTTGTGTTAAATTACCTGGGAAGAGAAAAAAATATAAATGATAATATCATATGTGGTATTGCTGTATCAGCTCCATGTGATGCACTTGGAAGTTCAAGAACATTTGATAAAAAAAGTAACTCAATTTATAGAAATTATTTTTTAAAGAAATTGAAAAGAAAAATGGCAGAAAAAATAAAACTTTTCCCTGAGGAAAAACATCTTCAAGATGCAATGAATGCAAAAACTATAGAAGATTTTGACAATCTATATACAGCTCCACAATATGGATATAGAGATGCTATTGATTATTATGAAAATGTAAGTGCAAATAAAGTGATAAAAAATATTAAATTGCCAGTTCTAATACTTATGGCAGAAGATGATCCTATAATGTCTGAAAGCTGTTATCCAAAAGAAGAGAGTAAAAATAATCCAAATATAACTCTACAAATTACAAAATATGGGGGACATGTAGGATATGTTCAATTAGACAAGGATTATTATTGGTTAGAAGAGAGAATGGGAGATTACATAGATAAAATAACTGGAGAGAAATAATCTCTCCAGCTTTTTTTATTTATTAAGTGATGCTACATCTTTTGTATCTATTATCATTGTAACAGGTCCATCATTTAAAAGTTCAACCTTCATATCTGCACCAAATATACCAGTTTCAGTTTTAATTCCAAAACTTCTAAACTTTTCAACAAATTTTTCATATAAATCATTTGCCATATCAGGTTTAGCTGCTTGTGTAAAACTAGGACGACGTCCTTTTATACAATCTCCATAAAGAGTGAATTGTGAGATAATAAGAACTTCTCCCTTTACATCTTCAAGGCTTAGATTCATTTTTCCATCCTGATCTTCAAAGATTCTTAAATCTTTTATCTTTTTAGCTAACCATTCTACCTCTTTTTCCCCATCTTCATGAGTAACTCCTAATAATATCATAAATCCTTTATCTATTTTTCCTACGATTTTTTCATCTACAGAAACAGATGAATATTTTACTTTTTGTATTACAGCTCTCATAATTTCCTCCAAATATTTATTGTTATACATTTAACATCATACCATTATTTTTACTAAAATGTAAGAATACAATAGAAAAAAGGGCGAATAAATGTTATAATTATAAGGAAATATCTTTATAAAGTACTAAGGAGCGATAGAATGAATAAACCAAGAATTCTGACAGAGTTTGCAAGAGTACTAAATTCTGACAGATACCAATATACAGAAAGCGATATTTTTTTAATGGAAAATATGGAAGAAAAGATAGCGGTATTTGATGTTTTTTTCAGAAAAACTGCTGATGGAGGATTTGCAGTAGTTGCTGGAGTGCAAGAGGTAATCAATTTAATTGAGATACTTAATACTACTCCTGAAGAGGAAAAAAGAGAATATTTTTCAAAATTGATAGAATCTGAAGAGCTTATAGACTATCTATCTAAGATGAAATTTACAGGGGAGTTATATGCTATGAGAGATGGAGAGATAGCGTATCCAAATGAACCTGTTATAACTATAAAAGCGCCTTTAATTCAGGCACAAATATTAGAAACACCTATATTAAATATTATAAATATGGAAATGGCAATAGCTTCAAAAGCTTCAAGAGTAACAAGAGCTGCTTATCCAGTTCAGGTTTCAGCTTTTGGAAGTAGAAGAGCACATGGATTTGACAGTGCTGTAACAGGAAATAAAGCTGCAGTAATTGGAGGATGTACAAGTCACTCTAATATGGTAACTGAGTATAAATATGGAATTAAAAGTGTAGGAACAATGGCACACTCTTATGTTCAATCTTTTGGAGTGGGAAGTGCTGCTGAGAAAGAGGCATTTAAAACTTTTATAAAACATAGAGTAAATAGAAAAGGAAATACTTTAATACTGCTTATAGATACATATAACACTTTAGGAATGGGAATACAAAATGCAATTGAAGCATTTAAAGAGTGTGGAATAGATGATTCATATCCTGGAATTTATGGAGTAAGAATAGATTCAGGTGACCTTGCATATCTTTCTAAGAGATGTAGAGCACTTTTAGATGCAGCTGGGTTTAAAAAGGCTCAGATATTCTTAACAAATTCATTAAATGAGGAATTGATAAGATCATTAAAAGAGCAGGGAGCTTGTGTAAATGTATATGGTGTTGGAGATGAAATAGCAGTAAGCAAATCAAACCCATGCTTTGGTGGAGTATATAAAATAGTTGAAATAGATGGCAACCCAGTTATGAAATTATCTGAAGATGTTGTTAAGATTTCAAATCCAGGTTTTAAAGAGGTATATAGAATCTACGACCAAAGTGGACTTGCATATGCAGATCTTATAACATTAGTAAGAAATGATAAGGATAAAGAACTTCTTATCCATGGAAAAGATCTTGTAATTAGAGATGAAAAATATGATTTTAAATATAGCCAGCTTAAAGAAAATCAATATACAATAAAGAAACTTACAAGACAATATATCGATAAAGGTGAGATTATCCAGTCTGAATATGAAGAGTTATTTGATATTTTAGGTTCTCAAAAATATTATTTAGAGAGTCTTGAAAAAATATCAGAAGAGAGAAAAAGATTGGAAAATCCACATAAATATAAGGTGGATTTATCAAGTGATTTACTAAGTTTAAAATATAATTTGATAAAAAGTATAAAGTCTGAAATTGAATAGAATTAAATAGGCTGACTTATAATATTAGAAAATTATTTAGAGTTAATATTGTAGTCAGCCTTTTGAAATGTTATTTAGTTTTTAAAGCTTTTATAATAAGTTCTGCAGTAGATTTATTAGTAGCTATTGGTATTTTATGTACATCTGCAAGTCTTATAAGTGCAGAGATATCAGGTTCATGCGGTTGGGCAGTTAATGGATCTCTAAAGAAGAAAACCACTTCAATTTGGTTTGTAGCAATATCTGCTCCAATTTGCTGGTCTCCACCAATTGGTCCAGATTGATATCTGCAAATATCAAGACCAGTTGCGTCAATAATTTTTTTACCAGTAGTTCCTGTTGCAACTAATGGGTATTGTTTAAAGAAATCAACATGTTTTTTTACAAATTCAACAAGATCTTCTTTCATGTTGTCATGTGCTATAAGTGCGATTTTTTTCATGAGACATCCTCCTAAATATAATTATAAGCTTATTATGATTATATACCATAAGTTGTTTAAAATACCAATAATTTTTTAAAAGGAGAAAATATGGAATTTAAGAAAATAGATTATATAGAGAGAAAAACAGGTGAAATTTTAACAGAGAAGGTTCCTGGAGAGAAGTATTTAAAGTTTTTATACTATAATCCATTAGGAGAGCTTCCTTTAAAATTTGTAGTTAGAAAGAAATTTCTTACAGAGTGGTATGGAAAGTCTATGGATAAAAAAGAATCAGTGAAAAAAATACCTGGTTTTATTGCAGAAGCAGGGGTAAATATATCTGAAGCTAAGAAAAAATTAGAGGAGTTTACCTCTTTTAATGATTTTTTCTATAGGGAACTTAAGCCAGGAGCAAGAAAGATTGACTATGATGAAAATGCAGTAGTCACTCCAGCAGATGGAAAAATTCTTGCTTTTGAAAATTTAAATAAAGAGAAAGAGTTTTATGTAAAGGGAGATAAATTTACATTAAAAGACTTTTTTAGAGATGAGAATCTTGCTAAAAAATATGAAGATGGTGCATTTGTTATAGTAAGATTAGCACCTGTTGATTATCATAGATTTCATTTCCCAGCAGATGGAAAAATTGGACCGTCACATCTAATAAATGGAGATTACTATTCAGTATCTACCCATGCAATAAGAAAGAATTTCAGAATATTATGTGAGAATAAGAGAGAATATTCTATATTGGAGACTAAAAATTTTGGAGATATTGCAATAGTGGAAATTGGAGCTACTATGGTTGGGGGAATTAAACAGACTTATACACCAAATACACATGTTGATAAAGGAAGTGAAAAGGGATATTTCTTTTTTGGAGGATCAACAGTAGTTCTTGTATTTGAAAAAGGTAAAATAAAAATTGATGCTGATCTTATAGAGAATACTAAAAAAGGTATAGAGACAAAAGTTTACATGGGTGAGAAAATAGGAACAGCACTTTAGGAGAAGAGATGAAAAGAAGACCAAAATATTTTAAAATGGGTGACCTGATAATATATATTTTCTTTATAGCCTTTTTTTCATTGGTTGGATTGAAAATAACGAGCTTAAGTCACGAAAAAGCTTCACGTGTTGAAATATATGTAGATGGAAAACTCCAATATACATATCCGCTACAGGAAGAAGAAAAAGATCTTTTTGTAGATACAAATTTAGGTGGAGTAAATGTAAAGTTTAAAGACAATATGGTAAGGGTAACAAGTTCTAATTCTCCTCTTAAGATTAATGTAAAAAGAGGATGGATAAAAGACCCAGGAGAGGTTATCATAGGAGTTCCTGATAGACTTTTAATAAAAGTGGTTGGAGATGGAAAAGATGATAATGAGGATCTTGATTATATTGTAAGATAGAGGTGAAAATATGGAGGGGAAGGGTAAAGGAGTAAAAATTATTTTTATAGGTGTTGTGCTTATATTGATACAAAGTTTTTTACAACAGTATGAAACTGTTGCAATGATTTATGAAAAGTATGTTGGATATTTAATTCCAGTAATATATGCCTTTTTTATAGCTATTTTCCTGGAACCTATAGTCACTTTTTTTGAAACGAAATGGAGACTTAAAAGAGTTCTTGCAATACTTCTTACTTTAATAATTCTTATACTGCTTATAGCAGGTTTTATAGGGATTGTTGCACCTGAATTGGGAAAAAGTATTAAAGATTTGTATCTTAAACTTCCAATGATGCAGGATAAAATAGAGGGATATACAGAAGAGGTAATAAATTACCTGAAGAGAAAAGGATTAATAGTTATAGGTGAAGTTGAACTTCAAAAGAGTATGATTGATTTTGTTAAGAAAAATACAAAGTATATTCAGGAAGTTGGGTTTTCAGCACTTTTAAATATTGTATGGTGGACTGTTGCCTTAACTAAGTTTTTAATAGGAGTATTTTTAGGAGTGCTCATTTTATTTAGTAAAGAATATTTTTCGTCTTTTTTAGAGAATATTGTAAAACTTACTTTTGGAAAACAAAAAGGTAATGATTTTATGGTATTTCTTGGAAAGTCGCGAGATATTTTGCTTAAATATGTCTGTGGTAGAATTGTGGTATCAATAGCAGTTGGTTTTATTACTTTTGCAGTTATGTTTATAACAGGTACTCCCTATGCAATGCTTACAGGAGTAATGATGGGAGTGGGAAATATGATTCCATATGTAGGGTCTATTATAGCAGGACTTTTAGCAATTTTCCTAGTTGCTCTTGCACAACCCTATAAACTGTTATTTTTATTCCTGGCAATAGTTATAGCACAGGCAGTAGATGGATGGATAATAGGACCTAAAATAGTTGGGGAAAGCGTAGGTATGAGTACATTTTGGATAGTGGTATCAGTGCTTATTGGAGGAAGTTTATTTGGTCCAATTGGAATGTTTTTTGGAGTTCCAGTTTTTGCAATGATAAAACTTGTATATCATAACCGTTTAAGGAAAGAAGAGGAGAAGGAAAAAGAATGTTAGAAAAAGTAACTTTAATTGCTTCAGCAACTATGGGAGTTGAAAGTATAGTAAGAGATGAGTGTAAGGAGCTTGGCTTTGAAAATGTCAATGCATTCAATGGAAGAGTGGAATTTGATGGAACTGTAAGGGATATAGCAAAAGCAAATATTCATCTTAGATGCGCTGATAGAGTATTTTTAAAAATGGGAGAGTTTAGAGCAACAAGTTTTGAACAACTTTTCAATAATATTAAAAAAATTAATTGGGGAGATGTAATACCTGAAAATGGGGAATTTCCTGTTAGCTGGGTAAGCTCTGTGAAATGTAAATTATATTCAAAATCAGATATTCAAAGTATTACAAAAAAGGCCATAGTAGAAAAATTAAAAGAAAAGTATCATAAAGATTATTTCTATGAAGATGGAGCTAAATATGCTATAAAGATTCAAGGGAATAAAGATACTTTTATAGTTATGATAGATACAAGTGGAGATCCATTACACAAAAGAGGTTATAGAGCTATAAAAAATGAAGCTCCTATAAAGGAGACAATGGCTGCAGCTCTAGTATACCTGTCAGGATGGAGTAGAAGAGGGATTCCTTTGATGGATCCAATGTGTGGTACAGGAACTCTTCTTATAGAAGCAGCAATGATAGCTAGAAATATAGCACCAGGAAGCAATAGAAACTTTGCATCTGAAAAATGGAATATTATTCCTGAAAAAGATTGGTTAGATGTAAGAGATGATGCTTTTTCAATGGAAGACTATGATAAAGAGGTAAAAATATTTGGATCAGATATTGATGAGGCTACTATTGAAATTGCCAAGAAAAATATTGAAAAAGCAGGAGTAGAAGATGATATAGTCTTAGAGTGTAAAAACTTCTTAGATCTGGAAACTGATGAAGAGTATGGAGCTTTAATAACAAACCCTCCTTATGGAGATAGACTTATGGATGATGAGTCAGTTGAAAGATTGTATAGACTTTTAGGAGATGTATGTAGAATGAGACTTCCTAAATGGTCATACTATATAATCACATCAAAGAAAAATTTTGAAGAGTGTTTTGGTAGAAAAGCAACTAAAAATAGAAAATTGTATAATGGTGGAATAGAGTGCTATTATTATCAATATTATGGAGAGAGAAAAGGGAAAAATGGAAAGAGATAAGATTATTAAATTTTCAAAAGAGGTAGTACTACAGGTACTGGCAGTAACAAATACAAAAGTTGAAGAACTTAAAAAAAATGGAGAAATTTCTGCAGCAGAACTTTTAGAAAAAGATGTAGTTTCAAAATATGAGAAATTATATAAAGGGCTGGATTCAGAAATTACAGTTGAAGAAAAAGATAAAGAAAAGTTGGAAAATATATATAAGTATATTTGTGAGATTATGAAGAGTAATGCTTTCACAGAGGAATTTATCAACACTCAGTTGAAAAAAAGAGAAGAACTGAAAGATAGTTCAGGAGCAGAAGTTGTAAAAAATCTTTTTGAATATGAAAAAAAACAACTTACAAATCTGAAATATAATCTTTTAGATAAAGTTAATATTGTTTTAGATGAAGAGGAAAAATTATCTATGGATCTTAAAAATGCTATACAGGAAGATGAACAGATGGAATGTATCTATAAACTTCAACCTGTCAGAGAAAAATATAGAGACCTTGAAAACAAAGTCTTAGAAGTTCAAGGAAAACTTGATATAGTAAATAATAAACTTGAGTCAAAATGGCAATATGAAATTTATGGTACTTTATCAAAAGAAGAGATGCTAAAAACTTTTAATAAAACTATGAAAAAATAAAATTATAGGGGAAAAAAGTTAGTTATTATGATAGAATATGGAGGCAGTATGCGATATTTAAAAATAATTATACTGGCACTTATAATAATTGGTGGATATTACTATCAAGGTAGATTTATGAGAAGAAAACCAGTTGAATTAAAAATAAAGGAGGCAAACACAGTGGAAAATATAGTGTTAAATGCAAAAATAAAAACAGATAAAGGAGATATTAATTTAAAATTATTCCCAGAAGTAGCTCCAATGACAGTAACAAACTTTGTACAGCTATCAAGAAGAGGTTACTATGACGGGTTAAAATTTCATAGAGTTATTGAGGATTTCATGATTCAAGGTGGAGACCCAACAGGAACTGGAGCTGGAGGACCTGGATATCAATTTAGAGATGAATTTAAAGAAGGTGTAGTATTTGATAAACCAGGAAAATTAGCAATGGCTAATGCAGGACCAAATACAAATGGATCACAATTCTTTATAACTCATGTTCCTACTGGATGGTTAAACTACAAACATACAATATTTGGAGAAGTAGTTTCAGAAGGTGACCAAAAAATTGTAAATGAAATTAAGCAGGGAGATAAAATAACTGGTATTGAAATTACTGGAGATGTTGACAAATTTGTTGAAGCTCAAGCTGAGTTAATAAAAAATATTGATGATATCTTAGCACAAACAATGCCAAATTTAAAAAAATAAGTGCTTGCATATAAACTCCAACGAGAATGTTGGAGTTTTTTAAATTAAATGGATATTTCTTGTTTGTTTTACTGAAAAATATGTTATAATATGATTGTAAACGATAAAAAATATAGTAATATTGTATATTTTGTCTTGAAATAAGCAACTTGGAGGGCAATATGAAAAATAAACTAATAGGATTTGAATCCGGACTGTGGTCAGAATACTTAGGAGAATATGGAAATGTTAAAGAATGGGTAGAAATACTTTTTGGAGAAAAAAATCCTGTTGAACCTATAGTAAAATTGAATAAATTTAAACAAAATGAGACTGATAAGTATAGGGTGGCATTTGATAATCTATGCGAAAACCTGTGGGCAGGGATGAAATTTCATCCAGCTACTTATATTTCTTTGCCATATATCTGTGTACTTCTTGAAAATAAATACACAGATAGAGATTGGACATTTCTGATTTTTCAGGCTGCGGGGCTTATTATAGCTACTGAAACAAAACAAGAGCAAGAGATTCCAGCTGAGCTTTCAAAAACTTATAGAGAAAGCAAAGAGATAATATTGAGAAAAGGGATAGAATTTATTACAAGAAATATTGATTATATAAAAGCTAAAAGTAATTTTGATAGAATTGAGATGTACATAGGGATACTTGCACTTATGGGGAAAAGTAAATTAGCTTACAGCTTTATTATGTCTATGCCTTGGGAAAAAGCAAATGTAAAGTGCCCGTATTGTGGTGAAAAAATGATTCTTAATATGAAAGATATTATGCTTACAGAGTATGCAGAAAATGTCGAAAAAATTAAGATGGCAATAAATATAATGGAAATACTTGAGGATAAAGAGCTTTTGGAAAAGTTTGAAAAGTATTATGAACAGTGTACATGTGATAAATGTAAAAATAAATTTATGATAAATGACGGGGTTCAAGAGAATTTTGTAAAATAATTGTAAGATAAAAAAGTGCCAATATGTACTGGCACTTTTTTATTATTTATTTTCCTGTTTTTTACCAATTTTTAGCATAATCAGAGAGAAAATGATAAGTGCAAGACTTACAACGTGTGGAGCTCTAAGGCCTCCTATCATTAAATCTTCAGCTCTGAAGAAACTTACAAATATTCTAATTATGCTATATATGATAATATAGTTCCACCATAGGTATCCTGGAGCTTTATCCTTTTTCTTTCTTAAAATAAAGAAGATAAACAAAAATCCTATAAAATTCAGTATTAGTTCATATAACATTGCTGGATGAAGTGGTATATCAGGGAATTCAAATCCTGCTGGAGATGAACGTGGAAATACTATTCCCCATGGTACTAAATTCTTATATTGTATTTTTGTAAGGGCATCTGCATTTAAATATGTTGAATACCATGTGTAAAACATTGGTTTCAAATTGAAAATGACTTTCCATGGTGTAAATACAGGAACTCCATGTATTTCACCATTCATAAAGTTACCAAATCTTCCTAGAGCTTGCCCTAAAAGAAGTGGAGCTGCAGCATAATCACCTAACATAAGAGGATTAAGTTTTTTGAAATAACAATAGATAAAAGTACCTATGATTCCACCTATAATTCCTCCGTGTATCGCCATTCCACCGTGCCAGGTAGCAATTATTTCTAAAGGGTGTGCAAGATAAAACTTTAAATTGAAAAGAACATAATAAAGT
Coding sequences within:
- the mgsA gene encoding methylglyoxal synthase, producing the protein MKKIALIAHDNMKEDLVEFVKKHVDFFKQYPLVATGTTGKKIIDATGLDICRYQSGPIGGDQQIGADIATNQIEVVFFFRDPLTAQPHEPDISALIRLADVHKIPIATNKSTAELIIKALKTK
- the dtd gene encoding D-aminoacyl-tRNA deacylase; translation: MRAVIQKVKYSSVSVDEKIVGKIDKGFMILLGVTHEDGEKEVEWLAKKIKDLRIFEDQDGKMNLSLEDVKGEVLIISQFTLYGDCIKGRRPSFTQAAKPDMANDLYEKFVEKFRSFGIKTETGIFGADMKVELLNDGPVTMIIDTKDVASLNK
- a CDS encoding class I SAM-dependent RNA methyltransferase, translated to MLEKVTLIASATMGVESIVRDECKELGFENVNAFNGRVEFDGTVRDIAKANIHLRCADRVFLKMGEFRATSFEQLFNNIKKINWGDVIPENGEFPVSWVSSVKCKLYSKSDIQSITKKAIVEKLKEKYHKDYFYEDGAKYAIKIQGNKDTFIVMIDTSGDPLHKRGYRAIKNEAPIKETMAAALVYLSGWSRRGIPLMDPMCGTGTLLIEAAMIARNIAPGSNRNFASEKWNIIPEKDWLDVRDDAFSMEDYDKEVKIFGSDIDEATIEIAKKNIEKAGVEDDIVLECKNFLDLETDEEYGALITNPPYGDRLMDDESVERLYRLLGDVCRMRLPKWSYYIITSKKNFEECFGRKATKNRKLYNGGIECYYYQYYGERKGKNGKR
- a CDS encoding NusG domain II-containing protein, giving the protein MKRRPKYFKMGDLIIYIFFIAFFSLVGLKITSLSHEKASRVEIYVDGKLQYTYPLQEEEKDLFVDTNLGGVNVKFKDNMVRVTSSNSPLKINVKRGWIKDPGEVIIGVPDRLLIKVVGDGKDDNEDLDYIVR
- a CDS encoding alpha/beta fold hydrolase gives rise to the protein MDYKPSLLFKNGHISTCYPTIFRKVEIEYERERIETPDGDFLDIDWLKNGSKNLLVLCHGLEGSSRSNYIKGIGKYFTKKKWDVLAMNYRGCSGEMNRKPKFYNMGQIEDLHTVLEKTKDYERVVIAGFSLGAGLVLNYLGREKNINDNIICGIAVSAPCDALGSSRTFDKKSNSIYRNYFLKKLKRKMAEKIKLFPEEKHLQDAMNAKTIEDFDNLYTAPQYGYRDAIDYYENVSANKVIKNIKLPVLILMAEDDPIMSESCYPKEESKNNPNITLQITKYGGHVGYVQLDKDYYWLEERMGDYIDKITGEK
- a CDS encoding AI-2E family transporter, giving the protein MEGKGKGVKIIFIGVVLILIQSFLQQYETVAMIYEKYVGYLIPVIYAFFIAIFLEPIVTFFETKWRLKRVLAILLTLIILILLIAGFIGIVAPELGKSIKDLYLKLPMMQDKIEGYTEEVINYLKRKGLIVIGEVELQKSMIDFVKKNTKYIQEVGFSALLNIVWWTVALTKFLIGVFLGVLILFSKEYFSSFLENIVKLTFGKQKGNDFMVFLGKSRDILLKYVCGRIVVSIAVGFITFAVMFITGTPYAMLTGVMMGVGNMIPYVGSIIAGLLAIFLVALAQPYKLLFLFLAIVIAQAVDGWIIGPKIVGESVGMSTFWIVVSVLIGGSLFGPIGMFFGVPVFAMIKLVYHNRLRKEEEKEKEC
- a CDS encoding peptidylprolyl isomerase; amino-acid sequence: MVLNAKIKTDKGDINLKLFPEVAPMTVTNFVQLSRRGYYDGLKFHRVIEDFMIQGGDPTGTGAGGPGYQFRDEFKEGVVFDKPGKLAMANAGPNTNGSQFFITHVPTGWLNYKHTIFGEVVSEGDQKIVNEIKQGDKITGIEITGDVDKFVEAQAELIKNIDDILAQTMPNLKK
- the lgt gene encoding prolipoprotein diacylglyceryl transferase, whose protein sequence is MHPVLFSIGGLEIRFYGLMYAISFFIGIEIAKYMARERNYDEKIIENYAFVAMLSGLIGGRLYYVLFNLKFYLAHPLEIIATWHGGMAIHGGIIGGIIGTFIYCYFKKLNPLMLGDYAAAPLLLGQALGRFGNFMNGEIHGVPVFTPWKVIFNLKPMFYTWYSTYLNADALTKIQYKNLVPWGIVFPRSSPAGFEFPDIPLHPAMLYELILNFIGFLFIFFILRKKKDKAPGYLWWNYIIIYSIIRIFVSFFRAEDLMIGGLRAPHVVSLALIIFSLIMLKIGKKQENK
- a CDS encoding phosphatidylserine decarboxylase codes for the protein MEFKKIDYIERKTGEILTEKVPGEKYLKFLYYNPLGELPLKFVVRKKFLTEWYGKSMDKKESVKKIPGFIAEAGVNISEAKKKLEEFTSFNDFFYRELKPGARKIDYDENAVVTPADGKILAFENLNKEKEFYVKGDKFTLKDFFRDENLAKKYEDGAFVIVRLAPVDYHRFHFPADGKIGPSHLINGDYYSVSTHAIRKNFRILCENKREYSILETKNFGDIAIVEIGATMVGGIKQTYTPNTHVDKGSEKGYFFFGGSTVVLVFEKGKIKIDADLIENTKKGIETKVYMGEKIGTAL
- a CDS encoding SoxR reducing system RseC family protein, which produces MVNKGIVKKIDGDKITVKLYKDTACSHCSGCSGDSKYGKDFEFETDKKAEIGDTVTFEIAAGKVIKAASIAYILPAVAMIVGYFFGNKILSLNENMSILSSFIGLFLSFVFLFLYDRLVIKKRKNSEIEIISIEKEDTSNMIDSCKNKENW
- a CDS encoding nicotinate phosphoribosyltransferase, yielding MNKPRILTEFARVLNSDRYQYTESDIFLMENMEEKIAVFDVFFRKTADGGFAVVAGVQEVINLIEILNTTPEEEKREYFSKLIESEELIDYLSKMKFTGELYAMRDGEIAYPNEPVITIKAPLIQAQILETPILNIINMEMAIASKASRVTRAAYPVQVSAFGSRRAHGFDSAVTGNKAAVIGGCTSHSNMVTEYKYGIKSVGTMAHSYVQSFGVGSAAEKEAFKTFIKHRVNRKGNTLILLIDTYNTLGMGIQNAIEAFKECGIDDSYPGIYGVRIDSGDLAYLSKRCRALLDAAGFKKAQIFLTNSLNEELIRSLKEQGACVNVYGVGDEIAVSKSNPCFGGVYKIVEIDGNPVMKLSEDVVKISNPGFKEVYRIYDQSGLAYADLITLVRNDKDKELLIHGKDLVIRDEKYDFKYSQLKENQYTIKKLTRQYIDKGEIIQSEYEELFDILGSQKYYLESLEKISEERKRLENPHKYKVDLSSDLLSLKYNLIKSIKSEIE